The DNA window TTTTTTTGGATTCTAGATCTTCCAATTATCAAACCCCATAACTATTATGCTAGCTATAGTCCCCTTTTGAGTTCGAGATCCTCCAATTATCCACACCCAAGGTTTCAGtgtaccaacaagatgcatatcAACTATTAGATTATGGATTTTATTATCATGCCAAGATTTCAATGTCATAAGCGACTTATGGATTTCCACACAAGGATGCCGTGCTAAGAGCATCAATATCTATAATTTTATGTCATGCCTACACTATTCCCAAAGCAACGATGTCTCCTTAGATAATTGGGTGGTAACGCTCAATATCGTTcttaaagatatatatatatatatatatatatatatatatatatatatatatatatatatatatatatatatatatatatatatatatatatatatatatatatatatatatatatatatatatatatatattgtggtaTTTTGTAGAACCCATTTTAGAATTTTTAATGAAttacataaatatttaaaaaatatagataagctgtttaaataattgaaaagtataaaatcatataataaaTTTAGTAAGACCCATTTAAACAACTAAATGAGTTTTTTTGGATGTGGATGCTCTAAGAAGATTGTAAGAAGCCACACCAATGTTTAAAAGTAGTTCGAAATTCAAAGACAAATTCATGTCCCcactttttaataataaaataaggcACCTCTACATCTTTATATGGCTAAGATTGTGATCTAATAACGAATCAAAATACTTCAAAAAAACTTAGACGTTCATTCATTAAAGATGATAATGGAAGGGCAGATGAAAAACCATAAAACAGAAGAGGAACCCATAACAAAGAACCTTGGTCGAAATGTATATGGCTTAACGGTCACACACACAATTGTATCGTCCAACATGATTGTCTCCATCTACTACAATTCCCTTTTTTTATCTTTCCTAATGAGATCCAAGTTCATATCTCTAGTCTTGAAACATTATATAACCCCAAGTTTCAGGTCATTAATCCCAAACACTTACTTTTAATTACTTTTAAATCTAGTGTTAAAAACTTATCACCCACAATGGATCATCTGTCCCATATGATTAAACGCTAAAATTTCAAACAACTTTTCTAATTTAGAAAAAAATCGTCAACTATGTTTCCTAATGACATTAACAATCTACCTGCATCACTCATTTAACATCCCAGGTGACCGATGGTTAACAATTATCAGTAATGACAAATTTCAACCTGAGCATGACATGCTACGATTATCGTTGTAAAATAAGAAGAGTGCGGATGAAGGATAACAATTAACACTGGACAATTGAGGAAGATGATCTGTACATAAAACAGGGAAAATTTGCTATCAACTCTGTATAGCATACCTAAAATCTCAACAACTGTATACTGACACAAAATACCATATTCCAGCCAtctaaaaaaattggaaaaaagacctttaaaattGGACAAAGTTACCAGCCAAGGGCTTACAAGAACTTCTATAGACATAATAATGCAAGTAATCTACTATTCACGGACACCCTCAGCTGCATGTGACTGTTCCCAATTCCAGTTTTAAACGCCAAATCATACCTGCAGAAACACCATGGACATGCTATTCAGCATTAGATATCAACTCATAACATAATAATGATTTGATTAAACAACTAAATTCCTTCCAATTCACTAACTGATGTTTTATTTCTCTTCATTTGCACTTCTTTCTACAAAGCATAGCCTTAAATAAAACACGGAAAGaaaacaattatataaaaaagTTCAAGACTCCTAAAATAAAACGAATATCCAGGACGTGATGACTATACTCGGAAAGAACACTTCAAATCTGAGATGCAGTTCAGACTATCAACACTTAATATAAGATAATTATAAGACGAGAatataataatcttgaaaaatgcATGGCATTAATCAACTCGCTAATTAGAATGACAATACAAGTACTCTGGGAATACTGATATGAACGTTCTCACCCCAAaacaatgcaaaaaaaaaaaaaaaatatagttttgtTAATTGCAAATGGCGGTAAAAATGGGCGGTTGTTGAAATTTTGCAATGCAAAACAGTTTTGTTAATTGCGGATGGTGGGAAATAGGCGAATGTTGAAATTTGCAAATTGGAGAACCATAGGGGTTAGTCCAAATCCCGCTACGCTATAGTGGCTATTAAACAACATTGGAGAAAATAAATTGACTTTGACAAGAAGTGTAAATATTAGAACCGCCAACAAAACTGATCCAAGAAAGACGCCTAGAAAATCAACAAGGCTAGACTTACATATGACATGGTTTGTCAAACATTTGAACATATAATTCTACGCAGCACTCAAAAACAGTAATAAAACAGAACATTAGCCAAAAAGAATAGAGTTGAGTATTGATTTGAATGTTTCAGGACTAATACAAAATCTAAACCTTAAACACACTAATTAAATGTTCAAAACTAACTAAATCTAAGCCAAAATCATAACAATAACAATGATCCAAAATTCTAATCAAAACATAATGTATCTGAAATGCTAATAAACTAGAAAATGACTCACGATAAAGAACACCATCATTATCGTCATATAAAACGAACATAAGACAGATTAATACCTTTCTAGATACTTACAATTTTCAATCCAAATCTTCTTGCCTATTTCCCAATCCCCTTCCATCAGAGTCCTGATCAGAGTTACCAGAATCAAAAGGATACCGCAAAGATATTCTAAAAGTCCTGTGGACAGGTCTATTTCctcctccaccaccaccaccaccagtaccGCTCCCATCAACAACAGACCTCAAACCATCGCCGCCACCACCACCACTGCTCCCATCCCGGTTCTCATAATCCGCATCATCAGTAGGCAATTCATATCGACAAACAGGGCACGAGTTATGCAATTGAAGCCACGGAAGCAAGCAATCATCATGATACACATGCTTACAAGGCATTTGCTTCACCTGCAAGCCCTTCTCAAACTCATCCTGACAAACAGCACACTGGTTCATCTCCGAGTTCAACAACTCATCATCAACAGTAACACTTGGTAGATTCTGAACAGCCTCTTTCGACGCCGGCGGTGTTCCATACCGGTTAGGATCATTCTCAGCAAGCTGCTGAATCAATTGCTCGAGACCAGGACCAAGGAAGTAATCTCCCATGTTAGACGGAATACGAAACCCTGATTCGGAATCAGAACCTTGATTGATCTCGAACTGAATATTAGCACCATCAGCATGAAGGCCGTTAAGATGATTCTGAAGGAAAGTGATCGGGTCGAAATTATCGGTCTCCGGTTCGGCGGTTTCGAGCCGGGTCCGTGAAATGGAAGCAGAAGAAAGCAAcaaagggagaagagaaaaagGATGGAAGGGGAAATCGGATTCGTTATCGGAATCGTCTTGGTTGAAACGAAAAATGacgttagggttagggtttggaTCGGGAGTGCATTCTTCAATGAAACCTTGAAAGCAGATTGGACAGAAAGGCTCGGAATCCTCCGAGCAGGTAACTCTTTGAGTGCAATTGTGGCAGAAGTATAGCTTTCCGCCACCGCCGTCGCCGCCGCCAGAAGACATGACTCGTCGGAGTAAAGGCGACTCAAACTAAAAATGACAGCAACAAGTTTGATACGTTTCAAATCAATCAATTCTAGTAACTTGTTTATTTTGCTTCTTAAATGTATAAATGGGCCTAACAAATGGGCCTTATATTTGAGTTAACTTTGGGCCTGGCCCAGCCCAACTAAACAACATgatatgttttttattaaaaaaaaaaaacagatagaTAGATATTTATAACTGATTATTAacataatcttcttcttcttccttcttcttctggtgcgAT is part of the Vicia villosa cultivar HV-30 ecotype Madison, WI linkage group LG2, Vvil1.0, whole genome shotgun sequence genome and encodes:
- the LOC131649173 gene encoding E3 ubiquitin-protein ligase RING1-like, whose amino-acid sequence is MSSGGGDGGGGKLYFCHNCTQRVTCSEDSEPFCPICFQGFIEECTPDPNPNPNVIFRFNQDDSDNESDFPFHPFSLLPLLLSSASISRTRLETAEPETDNFDPITFLQNHLNGLHADGANIQFEINQGSDSESGFRIPSNMGDYFLGPGLEQLIQQLAENDPNRYGTPPASKEAVQNLPSVTVDDELLNSEMNQCAVCQDEFEKGLQVKQMPCKHVYHDDCLLPWLQLHNSCPVCRYELPTDDADYENRDGSSGGGGGDGLRSVVDGSGTGGGGGGGGNRPVHRTFRISLRYPFDSGNSDQDSDGRGLGNRQEDLD